From Apilactobacillus bombintestini:
CGGCACCAGAAGCACGGTAAACATCTGTTTTAATATCTTTAGGATCAATATCAATATCAACATCTTCTGCTTCAGGCATTACACCAACAGTGGCTGTGGAAGTATGAATACGTCCGGCAGATTCAGTAGAAGGAACACGTTGTACACGGTGAGCACCGTTTTCAAACTTAAGTTTGGAATATACGTTTTCACCTTGAATCATAATAGCGATTTCTTTGAAACCACCTACTTCAGTATCACTTTCATCAATGATAGATGTCTTCCAACCTTGGCTTTCTGCATAGCGAATGTACATATCATATAAATCAGCAGCAAATAAACTACCTTCATCACCACCAGCAGCACCGTGGATTTCCATAATGATGTTTTTATCATCATTAGGGTCTTTAGGTATAAGCATGATTTTAATGTCTTCTTCTAACTTAGCTTTTTGATCTTCTAAATCAGAAATTTCATCTTTAACCATTTCATTCATATCATCGTCTAACTTTTCAGTTAGCATTGATTTGTCTTCGTCTAGTTGTGATACAACACTCTTGTACTTGTTGTAAGCTTCTACAACATCACGTAAACTTCCTTCTTCTTTAGAAAGTTTCATAAAGCGTTGAGTATCTGCAATAACTGCAGGGTCACTAATTAATTCGTTAAGTTCGTCGTATCTATCTACAACGGATTGTAATTTTTCAAAAATTTCGTCCATTATTTAACTCCTCACTTTCCCATTTTGTCCATTGGTGGATTGAAATAATGCTTACGACATACTGGATAGTATGATTCATTACCACCTACTTGAATTTGTTCACCTTCATATACAGGTTGATTATTATGGAAACGAAGATTCATAGTAGCCTTGTGTCCACAGAACCAACAGATGGTCTTCATTTCTTCAATCTTATCTGCATATAGCAATAATGCTCGTGATCCTTCAAATAAATTATTTTGGAAATCATTTTTCAAGCCAAAAGCAATTACTGGAATTGATAATTCATCTACTATTTTGGCCAATTGTAAAACATTTTCCTTACTTAAAAATTGTGCTTCATCAATTAAAACACAACTAGCGTTAGGATCTATCTTTTGAACCATGTCATAGCAATTAGTATCAGATTCAATCACATAGGCACTTCTACTTAAGCCTACACGAGATGCGACAGTTCCGCGTTCTTCTCTAGTATCTAAAGCACTAGTCATAATAATAACTGATTTACCCTGTTCTTCATAATTATGAGCAACCTTGATAATTTCAATTGATTTACCACTGTTCATTGCTCCATAGCGATAATATAGTTGTGCCATGATTAACTTTAAGCTCGCTTTCTCTAAAAAATCTCATCTATTATTATAGCTGATTTATTGAGTAATTTCGATAGTCATACACAAAGTTAGTTAATTTACTAAAAATATGCTTTTTTTCGGTCTATAATAGTAAAGTATGATAAAATTTTGAATATTAATAATCTAAGGAGTGCAAAATATGTCTCTTAAAAGCGAATTTGCGACTTTTGCTGGTAAGTCTTCATATTGGTTCTTACATACCTTTATGAACGGTGGTAGTTCACTACCTGGTAAGATTACTACAGCAATTGATCCTGCTATTTTAAAACATTTAGGAAAAAATTATGACATTGTTGTGGTTACAGGTACTAATGGTAAAACTTTAACTACCGCTCTAACCGTACAAGTCTTAAAACAAAAATATGAAAATGTGGTAACTAACCCTTCTGGTTCTAATATGGAACAAGGTTTAGTAACTACTTTCTTAAAAGCAAAGAATCCAAAAAACAAACGTCCGTTAGCGGTACTAGAAGTTGATGAAGCAAACGTTATCAAGTTAACTAAATATGTTCAACCTATTGCTTTCGTCTTTACCAATATTTTCCGTGATCAAATGGACCGTTATGGTGAAATCTATACTACTTACAAGAAAATCATTGATGGGGTTAAATTAGCTCCTAAAGCAACTATCATTGCCAACGGTGATGCACCTATCTTTAACTCAGTAGATTTACCTAACCCTAAGATATACTATGGATTTAAAAATCATGCTGATGAAGATGATATGAAGGCTGAACCTAATACAGATGGTGTGTTATGCCCTGTTTGTCAAAACATTTTGCATTATCACTACATCAGTTACGCTAACTTAGGTAGTTACTTCTGTCCTAAATGTGGATTTACACGTCCTGCATTAACCCATTCATTGAACAAATTAGGTGCATTAACTCCTAATTCTTCTGACTTTACTGTAGATGGACAAGATTTATCTATCGGCATCGGTGGTGTTTACAACATCTATAATGCTCTAGCTGCTTACTCAGTAGGTCGCTTTTTAGGTGTTGATAAAGAAGATATTGCTAAAGCTTTCACAGCTAATGAACGTGTCTTTGGACGTCAAGAATTAATCGATATCGATGGTAAAGAAACTACCTTAGTATTGGTTAAGAATCCAGTTGGTTTAAATCAAGTTATCGATACTATTTCTAAGGAAAAAGATGACTTCTCATTGATTTGTCTACTAAATGCCAACTATGCTGACGGAATTGATACTAGTTGGATCTGGGATGGTGAATTTGAAAGATTTACCAACATGCCAATTAAGAAATTCATCACTGGTGGAGAAAGATATAAAGATATTACCTTTAGATTTAAAGTTGCCGGAGTAGACGAAAACATCCACGAAGTACAACCTAACCTAGAAAAAGTAGTTGAAGAAATCCCTACTCTACCAACTAACAAAGTCTACATTTTAGCTACTTATACTGCTATGCTTCAATTAAGAAAGGACTTTGCTGAAAAAGGTTACATCAAAGGAGGTATGGAATAATGGCTAAGGAATATACCTTACACATCGCCCATTTATATGGTGATTTGATGAATACCTATGGAGATTTAGGAAACATCTTAGTTCTTAAATATTATGGAAAGAAAATGGGTATTAATGTTGAATCTAAAGTAGTTAGTTTAGATGAAGATTTTAAAGCTGATGACTATGACATCGCAGTCTTCGGTGGAGGCCAAGATTTCGAACAAAGTATCGTTTCAAAAGACTTCCAAACTAAAAAAGATGAAATTAAAAAATTCATTGATACCGATGGTTGCTTATTAGCTATCTGTGGTGGTTACCAACTTCTTGGTAAGTATTACATTGATGCTAATGGAGATAAAATTCCTGGTATCGGTGTATTAGATCATTACACCGAACAACAAGATGACAATCGTTTCATCGGTGATATCAAA
This genomic window contains:
- the prfA gene encoding peptide chain release factor 1; its protein translation is MDEIFEKLQSVVDRYDELNELISDPAVIADTQRFMKLSKEEGSLRDVVEAYNKYKSVVSQLDEDKSMLTEKLDDDMNEMVKDEISDLEDQKAKLEEDIKIMLIPKDPNDDKNIIMEIHGAAGGDEGSLFAADLYDMYIRYAESQGWKTSIIDESDTEVGGFKEIAIMIQGENVYSKLKFENGAHRVQRVPSTESAGRIHTSTATVGVMPEAEDVDIDIDPKDIKTDVYRASGAGGQHVNKTSSAVRMTHLPTGIVVAMQDERSQQQNRAKAMQVLKSRVYDYYQQQEEDKYDAERKSAVGTGDRSERIRTYNYPQNRVTDHRIGLTINKLDKVMNGDLEEIIDALIVSDQAKKLENLKNE
- a CDS encoding thymidine kinase, coding for MAQLYYRYGAMNSGKSIEIIKVAHNYEEQGKSVIIMTSALDTREERGTVASRVGLSRSAYVIESDTNCYDMVQKIDPNASCVLIDEAQFLSKENVLQLAKIVDELSIPVIAFGLKNDFQNNLFEGSRALLLYADKIEEMKTICWFCGHKATMNLRFHNNQPVYEGEQIQVGGNESYYPVCRKHYFNPPMDKMGK
- a CDS encoding Mur ligase family protein, which encodes MSLKSEFATFAGKSSYWFLHTFMNGGSSLPGKITTAIDPAILKHLGKNYDIVVVTGTNGKTLTTALTVQVLKQKYENVVTNPSGSNMEQGLVTTFLKAKNPKNKRPLAVLEVDEANVIKLTKYVQPIAFVFTNIFRDQMDRYGEIYTTYKKIIDGVKLAPKATIIANGDAPIFNSVDLPNPKIYYGFKNHADEDDMKAEPNTDGVLCPVCQNILHYHYISYANLGSYFCPKCGFTRPALTHSLNKLGALTPNSSDFTVDGQDLSIGIGGVYNIYNALAAYSVGRFLGVDKEDIAKAFTANERVFGRQELIDIDGKETTLVLVKNPVGLNQVIDTISKEKDDFSLICLLNANYADGIDTSWIWDGEFERFTNMPIKKFITGGERYKDITFRFKVAGVDENIHEVQPNLEKVVEEIPTLPTNKVYILATYTAMLQLRKDFAEKGYIKGGME
- a CDS encoding type 1 glutamine amidotransferase, whose translation is MAKEYTLHIAHLYGDLMNTYGDLGNILVLKYYGKKMGINVESKVVSLDEDFKADDYDIAVFGGGQDFEQSIVSKDFQTKKDEIKKFIDTDGCLLAICGGYQLLGKYYIDANGDKIPGIGVLDHYTEQQDDNRFIGDIKIKNKETGEVYHGFENHQGVTYTGNDERPLGDVEQGYGNNGSDHAEGAIYKNVYCTYFHGPILARNNIIAKHILIKALKRRYPNDDFSAQEKIDVSESY